A region of Dehalococcoidia bacterium DNA encodes the following proteins:
- a CDS encoding sigma-70 family RNA polymerase sigma factor produces MSAPRRTDVKPAPPDPDHESDLLRRLRHGDAMALEIFTSAYLDRLYRFVFFRVGGDQQTAEDLTQESLVAAFGALERFDGRAEVFTWLCGIARHKVADHFRRLQRLGEIRSAFVAEPRDLIDPCDLVEREERRGLVLAALRALPPRYQQALTLKYLDRLSGRELAGQLQLSEDAAESLLARARHAFRRAYGDRGAINGEIGSHERI; encoded by the coding sequence GTGAGCGCGCCGCGGAGGACCGATGTGAAACCGGCGCCGCCAGACCCGGACCATGAGAGTGATCTCCTCCGCCGGTTGCGGCACGGCGACGCCATGGCACTGGAGATCTTCACCAGCGCCTATCTCGACCGTCTCTATCGCTTCGTCTTCTTCCGCGTCGGCGGCGACCAGCAAACCGCCGAGGACCTGACGCAAGAGAGCCTGGTGGCGGCGTTCGGCGCCCTGGAGCGGTTCGACGGCCGCGCCGAGGTCTTCACCTGGCTCTGCGGCATCGCCCGCCACAAAGTAGCCGACCACTTCCGCCGCCTGCAACGCCTGGGCGAGATCCGCTCCGCCTTCGTGGCCGAGCCGCGCGACCTGATCGATCCGTGTGACCTGGTCGAGCGCGAGGAACGGCGCGGCCTGGTGCTGGCTGCCCTGCGCGCCCTGCCCCCGCGCTACCAGCAGGCGCTGACACTGAAGTATCTTGACCGGCTCAGCGGCCGCGAATTGGCCGGGCAGTTGCAGCTTTCCGAGGACGCCGCGGAGTCGCTGCTGGCGCGGGCACGGCATGCCTTCCGCCGCGCCTATGGCGATCGCGGCGCGATCAACGGGGAGATCGGCAGCCATGAACGGATTTGA